A segment of the Luteolibacter sp. Y139 genome:
CGGCATGATCCTCACCGGCGCTGCCGCCGGGGTAAACCTCGTGCTCGGCCTGTCCCTGCTGCGCGTCGGCAAGAAGCGCAACTCACCCGTGCTCCGCGCCAATGGCGAACACGTCCTCGCCGATGTCTGGACCAGCGTCGCCGTACTCGCCGCCCTCGCCTTGGTCCAATTCACCGGCTGGAGAGGCTGGGACCCCATCTGCGCGGCACTCGCCGGCGGCAAACTCCTCTGGACCGGCTGGCGCCTCATGCGCGAAAGCTTCGGCGGCCTCATGGACGAAGCCGACCTCACCGTGGAAAAGGAACTCCGCGACCTATTGGACACCGGCTGCGCCACTCACCACCTCTCCTACCACAACCTCCGCCACCGCCACTCCGGCCGCACCCACTGGGTCGAGTTCCACCTCGTCTTCCCCGACGAAACCGACCTCCACCACGCCCACGAAATCGCCACCGAACTCGAAGGCCAAGTCGCCACTCTGCTAGGCCAAGACGTCCGCGTCATCACCCACCTCGAACCCCGCTCCGCCGAGCATCAGGAAGAACGCTGGGAGCTGCGGTGAAAACCAGTTTCTTGGAGCAAGTAGCCGTCGAGATTCGGGCGGCTAGGCTGCCAAAGTCTTTCGTAAGCGCTAGCTGGAGGGTTCGTCCTGAAATTGCTCTATAAGGCGCCGCAAATCGATGCCCCTATTCTCAAACGTGCGACCTGCTCCGGTAACAAGATACATCCCATCAATAAGCGGGACATCTTCACTTTCCATCTTCACCTCAAAAAAGGAGAAAATTTGAAAACGTCCAGGTAGCACCTCGCGTGATTCGTCATGCGACTTTGTTGACCGTGGTGCAAATCGTCCCGGATACTTTCTTTCTCCAACTGTGAACCCAATGGAGTCCACATAAATTGGTTGCGCTCCCTGATTGCGGACCTTGGCGGTGAAGATTTCCTCCATCCGGGATCCGCCTTCTTTTGACCACACCATAGTTTCACGCCAGTAGGGCTCCACAATTGCGCGAACCTCAGTAGTTGATTCCTGACTAGACTTGAGGGACCTAAATAGGGCTTCAGAGGAATTTCCGATCCTTTCAGGATGGGCTGCCACAAATTGGAACCAAATGTCCCGATGACCGCGGAGCTCCTCCGGGGTAAACTTACGACCAATCGGGTGCGCTGGGTTATATGAACCCACCTCTTCATGGCAGAGCAAACAAAGTGGAATGCAGTTCTCAAGTTCATTCGATCCGCCGCTAGCTTCCTGAATGATGTGGTGCGTCTGCATGGCGGTGCCTGAATACCTTCGACACAGACAACATGTCTGTGCACACCGCACCAACGCCTCGTCGGCGACCTCTCGTGAGAAGGGCATTTTCTGAGTATTTGGGGAACCGGGAAAGCTGCAATTCAGGCGTGTGTTCCCGAAACGATGTTGAAAGGAAGGATCGGGCCGCTCTCCTGTAAGCCGGATTCTGTTCCCCCGGAACCCTGCGTTCCGAAGTAACGGTCATTTCTCTGTCCGCCGAAGCGGGCCCCCGCTTGCGCGGGATGCGACTAATACCCGGGGATACGACGGGCGGGCTACCCTTCCCCTGTTCTGTCTTGCACCACGCGGGGTTTGCCGTGCCGCGCCGGTTACCCGGACACGCGGTGGGCTCTTACCCCACCCTTTCACCCTTACCTGATCCCTCGCGGGCCATCGGCGGTTTGCTCTCTGCTGCACTTTCCGTCCAGCCGTCTTGAAACGGCCGTCCCCCTCTTTCGAGAGGCGCGTTACCCTGTGGTGTCCGGACTTTCCTCGACCTTGCAAGCAAGACCGCGACCGTCCGGAGAGCGGCGGCGGGAACCTGCGGCGGATCGACCCCCGTGGAAAGCGCCAATTTCAGCCCTTACCCTCACCTCACTTCACCCAGAAGCAATCGATGAAGAACCAAGCGATCATCACGACGCCGATGACGAACTTCATCCCCATCCCCGCCACGGTGCCCACCACCGACCCCACCCCGGAGACCGCGGCCGGCTTCAGCTCCTGCTTCGCGCCCCATTTTTCGAGGATGAACGCCCCGATCAGCGGCCCCAGCAGCAGGCCGAACGGAAAAAAGAACATCCCCACAATCCCGCCCACCAGCGCGCCCCACGCGCCCCACTTGGTGCCGCCGAACCACTTCGTGCCTGCCGCACCGGCCGCAAACTCAAGCGCTTGTGAGATCGCCATCAGCACGGTTAGGATCACGAAGGACCACCACTCCATCCCGGATCCCTCGCGCCCCAACATCAGCCGGTGGGCGATGGCAGCAATCAGCACGATCAGGTGCCCCGGCAGGATCGGGACGATGCAGCCGACCAGCCCCGCGATCAGCAGGCAGGACGTGATCACCCACGCCAGCCCGGTCCCCGCCGTGCCCCAGCCGCCCCAATGCATGATTCCCTCGCTCCAGTGCGTGATTCCCTCCCACATCGCGGCGGACCATAATCAGGAAACCCGCACGGTCGAGGAATTCCCCGAATCGCCCCAGCCGCACGGATTTCTTGTCAAACGCGTTTGGAAGCTGACGTAGTGGCCCCGGCAGGGCGGCCGCCTACCCGTATGTCCTACCCTTTTGACTCGCGGCTTTCCGTGCCATACCCGTAAACCCGATCCGCACCAGCGACGTAACTCCACACTCATGCGCCCGTACCCGTATCAATTGGCACCCTTCGTTCTTGCCGCCGCAGCCATTACCGCGCCCCTGAAAGCCGCGGAGTGGTATCAGGAAATGCAAATCGGTCCCGCCTGGGCCGAGTCCTTCGCCGGCACCTTCGATGGCCAGGAGCAAGTCGCCGCCGTGAAAGGCGTGCTCCTCGATCTCGGCGATGGCACCCGCGCCCTCTTCGACACCGAGACCCTGCGCGTGGTGACCGTTTACAAGGGCGACGTCCACTGGGGCGGCACCCCATGGACCGGCGCTCACGGCCAGCTGGTCAAGACCGCCAACGAAAAGGACTTCGTCTTCAATACCGTCCCCGGTCCGGGCTGGGCGAACGAAGCCGGCAGCTTCGAGGACAAGCGCACGAGCATGGACTTCACGCTCTACACCGCGAAGCGCGACGCCAGCAAGGTAACCGCCGCCTGCGGTAACATCCCGAACGCCCAGTACAAGGGCTTCTACCGCTACGGCACCCGCATCGTATTCGAATACACCGTCAATGGCACCCGCGTGCTGGAGCACCTCGAGCAGGGCAAGGACGGCTTCGTCCGCCATTTCGAAGTCGCCGCCCACGCCAAGCCGCTCGCGCTCCTCGCCGCCGATGACGCCTCCGCCTTCACCACCGAAAACGGCAGCGCCAAGTCCGGCTCCGGCCTCTCCGTCGCTACCGGCGGCTCCGGTGCCGTGCTCGCTCCCGCCGCGGACAAGGCCACCCGCCTGATCGCCAATCTCGCTCCTGCGGAAAAAGCCACCACCTTCACCATTTCCTACGTCCGCGGCGGCACCGCCAAGCCCGTCGCTCCCTTCAATGTGACCGGCGCCACCAAGGGCGGCGAAGGCATCTGGAAGGACGTCATCACCACCAAGGGCGAGGTCTCCACCGACAAGAAGTCGCCGTGGGTCACCGACACCCTCACCCTCCCGGAAAACAATCCGTGGCACTCGAACATCCGCTTCGCCGGCTTCGACTTCATCGATGAAGACACCGCCGCCATCTCCACCTGGAATGGCGACGTCTGGACCGTGAAGGGCCTCAAGGGCGATTGGAGCAAGCTCGAGTGGAAGCGCTTCGCTTCCGGCCTCTTCCAGCCGCTCGGCATCAAGGTGGTGGACGGCACCGTCTACGTCCACGGCCGCGACCAGATCACCAAGCTGCACGATCTCAACAAGGACGGCGAGGCCGACCAATACGAGTGCTTCTTCAATGGCGTCGCCGTCTCGCCGAACTTCCACGAGTTCGCCTTCGACCTCCAGACCGACTCGAATGGTGACTTCTACTTCTCGAAGGCCGCCCCGGTCCGCCCCGGCGGTCGCGGCTTCGACACCATCTTCCCGAACCACGGCACCGTGATGCGCCTCTCGAAGGACGCCTCCAGCTTCGAGGTCATCGCCACCGGCCTGCGCGCCCCCGGCGGCCTCGGCGTCGGCCCGAATGGGGAAATCACCACCGGTGAGAACGAGGGATCGTGGCAGCCCTGCTGCAAGATCAACTACATGGCGAAGAACGAGCGTCCGAAGTTCTTCGGCACCGAGCCAAGCCGCCAGGGCCTGAAGGATGCTCCCTACACCGAACCGCTCGTTTACCTGCCGATGGACGTCGACAACTCCGGCGGCTCCCAGGTCTGGGTGCCGAAGGGTGCCAAGTTCGGCCTCAAGGAAGGCGAGCTGATCCACCTCTCCTACGGCCAGTCCTCGGTCTTCCGCGTGCTCTTCGCCAATGTCGGCGACACCCTGCAAGGCGGCGTGACCAAGCTGCCGATCAAGCTCGGCTCCTCCGCCATGCGCGCCCGTTTCCACAAGGACGGCTCCATGTATGTCGCCGGCTTCCGCGGCTGGCAGACCAATGCCGCCAACGAGTGCGCCGTCCAGCGCATCCGCTACAACGCTGGCGCCACCATCCCCGTGCCGGACAAGCTCGAGATCACCGAGAAGGGCGTGCGCCTCCACTTCGAGACCGAACTCGACAAGGAAACCGCCACCGATCCGGAAAGCTACTCCGCCCAGCGCTGGGATTACGTCCGCGGCCCGCAGTATGGCTCCGGCGAATTCTCGGTCGACAATGTCGAGGCCGAAGCCCGCAAGAACGCCGTCGAGAAAGAGTCGAAGGAGCAGCACAAGCGCGACAACATCAAGATCAGCGCCGCTCGCCTGCTGGCCGATGGCAAGACCGTCGAGATCGACCTCGAAGGCCACAAGCCCTCCATGTCGCTCAAGGTCGGCTTTGATCTTGAGAACAAGGACGGCGAAGTCCTCCAGGGCGACGTCCATTGCACCGTCCGCGCGATGGGCAAGTAATCTGCCGGAACTCCGATTGAACTGATTCGCTCGGGGAGCCTGCGTGGTGTAGGCTCCCCGCTTTCTTGATTGAGATGAGAACTGCCCTTTCCCTCCTCCCTGTCCTTGCCCTGACCGCCGGTGCCGCCCGCGCCGAGCTTGCCGCCACCTTCGAATCCGGAGCAGCCAAGGACACCCGTTCCGATCGCCTGCCCGCCCTGCTCGTCAAGGCCGGCGAGTCCCCCACGCCCTTCCTGCCCGCAGGAGAGTTCGGCGTGACCTGGACCGGCAAGCTGGTGCTCTCCGAGCGCCAGCGTCTGATCTTCTCCTTCGAGGGCGAGGGCAAGGCAACGCTCACCATCGATGGCAAGGAAGTGGTCACCGAGGATGGCACGTTTGGCACGAAGGCCTCCGAAAGCACCCGCCTCAACAAGGGCGAGCACGACATCTCCATCGCCTACCATTCCAAGGCCGACGGCTCAGGCCGCTTCCGCCTGTTCTGGCAGGAACAATCGTTCCCGAAGCAGAGCGTTCCACCCACCGTCTTCAAGGCGGAGGTCACCGTCGATCCTGCCCGCCACGGACGCCTCCTCTTCGCGGAAAACCATTGCAGCAAGTGCCACATGGGTGCCGCCGGCATGACCGAGCTCACCGAGTTTGCACCGCTTCTCGTCGCTTCCGGTTCCCGCCTGAATGAAGCCTGGATCGCCCAGTGGCTTGCCAATCCCTCGGCTCTCAAGCCGGACACCCGGATGCCCGACCTGATCGACGAGTCGACTCCGGAAGGAAAACAAAAGGCCGCCGACCTCGCCGCGTGGCTGATGAGCCAGAAGGTCGGGGACGTCCCCGCCGCTCCGGACAAGGCACTCGCTGAAAAAGGCGGCGAGCACTTCCATCGCCTCGGCTGCGTCGCCTGCCACACCCAGGCCGGCACTCCTGCCGATCCGACGCGCGTCCCGCTGGCCAATGTCGCCTTCAAGTTCCAGCCCGGCGCCCTCGCCGGTTTCCTGAAGAAGCCCGACGCCTGGTATGCCCACATCGGCATGCCGGACTTCTCGCTCAGTGATGCCGAAGCGAATGAAATCGCCGCCTTCCTGCTCGATGCCTCGGGCAAGGTGGAGCACAAGACCTCGGACTTCCCGAAGGGCGATGCCTCCAAGGGCATGGCGATCGCCACCGAGCTGAACTGCGCCGCCTGCCACGCCGGCGCCGGTGCCCCGAACGTCGCCCTGGCCACCACCGACGCCATCTTCGCGAAGGACTGGGCCGCCACCGGTTGCGTCTCCGCCCATCCCGGCCCCAAGGCACCCAAGCTCAACCTGTCCGACGACGATCGCGCCGCGCTGGTCGCCTTCTCGAAGAAAGGCACTGCCCCGCTCACCCGCAACGTTCCCGCGGAATACGCCACTGCCAAGCTTCAGGAACTCCGCTGCACCAGCTGCCACGGCATGGACGGCCACCCCTCCAGGCTGGACGCCACTCATCTCGAGTCCAAGTCGCTGGTCGAGCACGTCAAAGGCGAGAATGAGAAGCTCGATCAATCGCGCCCGCAGCTCACCTACATCGGCGAAATGCTCCATGCCTCGTTCATCGAGGGCATGATCAATGGTAACCCGACCAGCACCGGCATTCGCCCGCGCCCATGGCTTGATATGCGGATGCCCGCCTTCCACGCCTACTCGAATGGCCTCGCCACCGGCCTCGCCCGCATCCACGGCGTCGAACCCGGCAAGCCGGAAGCACCGGCGGTGGACGCCGCCCTCGCCGAGATCGGCAAGAAGATCATCAGCGCCGATGGCTTCGGCTGCATCACCTGCCACGGCGTCGGCACCGCCAAGCCCACCGCAGCCTTCGAGGTCGAGGGCGTCAATTTCGCCCTCTCCCATGAGCGCCTGCGCAAGGAGTGGTTCCAGCGCTGGATGGACAATCCGCCCTCGGTCACCCCGGCCACCAAAATGCCGCGCTACAGCGAGGACGGTAAATCCCAGCGGCCGGAGCTGGATGGCGACGCCGCCAAGCAATTCGACGCCATCTGGAACTACATCCAGAAGCCCTGATCATCCTAGAATCTCAGTTGGTCCGCGCAAATTCAACAGTATCGCCCCGGGAAGCGGCATGATTTGGAACACCGGCTGCTATTTCCTCGGGAAATGGCAGTCTCGTTGTTCAAACCGGCCCTCGTCGCCCTCGGTGCCGGCACCCTCATCGCTGGCAGTTATTACGTCTCGACCGAAGTCGGCCTTCAGACCGAAGGCTGGCATGAGGTTTCCGTCGAAATGGCGCGCAATCCCGGCTACGCGGCCGTGGGCCAGAGCTACTTCACTCCGGACGGCAGCAAGCTGCTCGTCACCGCAATCACCCGCCACGAAGGCAAATTCATCCTTCAAGCCAGGGTCCAGGTCACCCACCGCTACGCGCTGGCCATGTTTCCCACGCGCTGGGAGCACTCCTTCGCGATGGACACGCCTTCGGTCGAGTGGACGCTGCGCCAGGCCAGCGGCCAACCTCCGGCTCCCCTGACCGCAGCGATCGGCCGGCAGTGGCACGTGTTGAATTGATCACTCCCGGTTCGGCCGTAAATTCTCCCCGTCATGATGGGAGGCATAGGAGCCACGGTCATCAGCATCATCGCGATCATCGCGCTGCTGGCGCTCGCCCGTCTGTTGACGAATTGGATCACCGATTGGTGGGAGTAGCGCTGACGTTTGGCAGACGAAGAACCTGCGGGCTTCCCCTCCACGCAACTTGCGTCTTCAATGATCCCGCCTTTCGTCATCCCCCATGCTCGATCTTCCGCGCTCCAGCACCGACCTCCGCATCGCCGTCCCTTGCCACTCCTGCAACATGCTGGGCAAGATCGCCGGAAGCTCCTGTGACTACTGCGGCGGCACCGGCTGGATCCTGAAAAACCCCGACCGGATCACTCCCGTCGAACTCGAGCGCCTTCGCAAGAAACTCCCGGCTCCTCCTGAGTCCTGACCTTGATACATAAGGCGGATAAGGCGGCGAACTCTTTGTCCCAACGGGACTACGTCCCAAAGCCCGGGGTTGCCGACGCAGGAGGCTACCCCGGGTCCACTCATGCCCGAGTCCCCTACGCCAACGGCGTTGCGGAAGGGCGTAGACGGGTCCTAGGACCCCAAGCTCACCACGAATTCCGGCAGGGTCATCCCACCCATCACTTCGATGCGAGGCAACTCCAGCAGCGAGTCTTGGAAACGACACGTCCCCGGCTTGCAACTCAGCCCGAAGGTATAGCCACACGCACCGGTCAGGTGCTGCACCGCCCGATCCTGATCGCCATAGGGATAGGCGATCGCATCCACCGGATACTTTAGCTTCGCCTCAAGCATAGCCCGCGACCTCACAAGCTCACGAACAAGATCGGTCGGCGACAGCCCGGTAAGCGGCTCATGCGTCACCGTGTGCGCGCCGAATTCCACACCCTCTTTCTGCAGCCTCAGGATCTCATCCCAGTCCATCAGCTCGACCTCCTCACCGAAGGCCCGGTCCCATTCATTGGTCCCGCCGATTCTCCCCGCCACGAGGAACATGATCGCAGTAAAACCGTAGCGCTTCAGCAAAGGCCACGCGTGTTCGGCAAAGTCGCGATAACCATCATCGAAGGTCAGCAACACCGCTCGCCCCGGTAGCGGCTTCTTCGCCTGCGCCGCCTCACGCCATTGCTCCAGCGTGACACTGTAAAAGCCCGCATCGCGCAAGTAACGGAGCTGCTCTTCAAAGGCCTCCGGCGTCACCCTCCAGCGCGACGTCGCCTCCACACCTTCGGGAGCCACCCGATGATACATCAGGATCGGCAGGCGATAGGTGCTCGCCAGCTTCGCCGCCTCCACCCGGCGAACCTCGCCACCATTCCACAGCACATGGCGGGAAACAGCTTCTGGCATCTCACCAAGCCGGTCGTCCTCGATGAATTCCGGGACAATCGTCGAAGCATCGTCCGTGCGTCGGAAAAGCAGCACGCGATACAGCGGCGTGCGGAGCTCCTTCACCAGATGAAGCCCGGGAGTCCGGGCAAAGGTCTCGCCAATCACCTTCGAGCCAAAAGGCACGTCCCAATCAAAGCCCGCCTTGTCCGGTTCATCGACGACGAGGTTGGCGTGCGCGGTGAGGAAATGACCGCCGGGCTTGATCGCTGCGGCGATCTTCTCCGCCACCCGTTCCAGGTTCCCTGTTTCTCCGACGTAGTAGAGCACCTCGCTACACACCACGAGATCATACATGCCCGGGATCTCGTCCCTGATCAAATCACAGTGCCCGTAGCGAATGTGATCAAACGCGGAACAGCGCTTCGCAGCCCGCGACAAGGCGATCTGCGAAATATCCATGGCTAACAGATTGCCCGTGCGCCCCGCGAACTGAACGGTGAAATGTCCTTCCGCGCAGGCCAGCTCCAGCGCGTCCGGGATCGGCCCGTCCGGCAGCAGCGAGAGCGTCTGCTCGTACTTCACCTGCTCGTAGTCGTTGGTGTAGTCCCACGGGTCCTCGCCGGAAGCGAACAGCGCTTCGAAGTGATGCCCATCATGAGCTTGGACGCCCGATTTGAGTTCGCTGGTCGTGGAGGTTCGCTTGAAGGGCTCGATGCCAAATGGCGCGACAATCCCGGGCGCGTGAAGCACCAGTCGCCGCGTGCCATTCGTCTGATAGAAATGCCCCACCGGCTGGCGGGAGATCGTCGCGGCATGACTCAGCTCCGCCAAGGCCGCGGCAGGAAATGCCGCACGGCGCGACGCACTGGTTCCAATCGGCTGCACCGGCCGCGGGCCGAAGGTCACTCCCGCGCCATGCTGTCCTTGATTGCCGGCCAGTTCCGCGAGCCGCTCCCGCAGCGTCCCGGAAGCATCAAACGACCTCCCTAACAACGCCTCACGAACCGCCACGCGACAAAGCTCGAACCCACCCGCCGCATTGATCGCAGCACGCAATGCAGCCGCGCTCAGGCATCCTTCCTCCACCGCCACGCCCATCAGTCCGATCCCAGCCCCACCGATCGTCACCGCCACTTCAGCGGCATTCACATCGAGCTCGCGATCGTGGATTTCGCCACCCAGTTCGACATCGAATCGCGTCGCCACTTCCGGAACCTCGCCCGGATAAGGCTCATAGAAGGCTGCCTCCGGAGACTCCGGAGCACCCCAGAGTTCTTGGAGAAACACGGTCCATCCGATGTGGTCATGAGCCGTCGACCAGTCGGTGCTCGCCGCGGCGTGCAGCCCGCTCGCCAAACAAAGATCACCACGGAAAATCGCAACGCCTTCTTCGCTCTCCTCCACCCGGAGATCACCATAAAGCGTCCGCTCGAAGAATGCCCCGAGAACAGGCCATGCATGCTCCGCCACGATCGCATCGGCGAGGACCGATGCCGGCACGATGCCATCACACACCGGCAACCGGACACGCCCCAGCGGCTTGCCCTCCATGATCAAGTCGCAGACCAGGCGCTCCGCACCCGCCGCAATGACATCCCGCAGCGGCTTCGTGACCTCCACGACCTCCGCATGCGTCAGTCCTGCCTTCAAGGGACGCGGAGACCCAGTCTGCTCGGCAATCATCGCCTCCAAGGCACGCCGCGCCCGCCGGGCCAGCCGCGGAACTTTCGAACGTTCTTCAAGCGCTCTGAGAAGATCATCGAGTCGATGCACCACCATCGGCCACAGCGCATGCCACTCGGACAAGCAGCGGCAGGTCGGCAATGGCGCGGCCTCGAAGATCGAAGCGGCGACGAAAGACGGATCCAGCACCGCATCGCGGGCATCGCCCAGCATCTCCAGCAGCGGCCGGGCATCCTGTCCCTGCCCGAGCGCCACCGCAGCCGGCCAACAGGCAAAGCGCATCTTCGCTCCCGCCAAGCGCTCCGGCGACAGGCCCTTCGCGTGAACCGGCAGCGGCTCCAATACCCGCGAGTCTGGCCCATGACCTCGCTCGATCACTTGCAGCCCGTCCGCCAAAAACCGCGAGCCATCCGTCGTGAGCGACGCAGGCCGCATTCGGTAATAAGCCAGTACCTCGCGAAGCAGCGCGAACTTGGTCCCCGTCCGCGCGACACGCTGCCAGAGATCCCAATCCTCACACGTCGCCAACGTCGCATCAAAGCCACCCACCGCCTGCACCAGCGATCGCCGCACCAGACACGCATGAATCGCCAGCGCACAGCGGCTCGCGAGGATCTCAAACAGATCACCTTCAGGCGGAAAGTTCCCCTTCCCTAACAGCGAGCCATCCGGCAGCACCCGCACCCAACCGCAAAGCACCGCATCCAGCTCCGGCCGTTCCTTCAAGACCCCGGTCATGAGCTCGAGATGCTGCGGCCCGATCCAGTCATCCGAATCCAGGAACAGCAGCCACTCACCATTCGCCACCGCGATCCCGGCATTGCGTGCGACACTGACACCCGCATTCTCCTGACGCAGCAGTCGGAACCTCTTGTCCTTCGCCGCGAACTCTCCCGCAATCGCCGCCGTGCGATCAGTCGACCCATCATCCACTACGATCGCCTCCCAATCGGCAAAGGTCTGCTCCAGCAGAGATTCCAGGGTACGCGGCAGGGTAGCCGCAGCATTGCGGGCAGGGACGATGACAGAAACGCTCATAGGGGGCTCGAATGGGAGCCTCCGGATTCACCGGGGGAGGATGGCGGAGCGTCGCTTTTCTGGCGGAAAACAAAAGAAGAATGGGCGCCATGCGCCGGCATCACCTCCACCTGACGAAAAAAGCCGGCATCCCGTGAAGGAACACCGGCTTGGAAAAAGGCGATTTCGTTTCAGAAGTTGAAGCGAACCCCGAGCTCACCGAGGAAGTCATCGTCGAATCCGGCGACTCCCGAAGGAAGACCCGAGATGTCCGAGTCATCCAGATAGAGCCAGCGGGCTCCGCCGTAGATCTCGAAGGAATCGGTCACGTTATAGTTCAGGCCTGCGAAAACCTGAGCGTAGAAGACCTCGTCGTCTTCCGAAACGGCCACCGGACCGCTGAAATAAAGCGCGCTGGCGTCGAACTCGGTGAAGGCCACACCCGCACCCACGCCGAAGTAGAAGCTCAG
Coding sequences within it:
- a CDS encoding trifunctional glycosyltransferase/class I SAM-dependent methyltransferase/polysaccharide deacetylase, whose product is MSVSVIVPARNAAATLPRTLESLLEQTFADWEAIVVDDGSTDRTAAIAGEFAAKDKRFRLLRQENAGVSVARNAGIAVANGEWLLFLDSDDWIGPQHLELMTGVLKERPELDAVLCGWVRVLPDGSLLGKGNFPPEGDLFEILASRCALAIHACLVRRSLVQAVGGFDATLATCEDWDLWQRVARTGTKFALLREVLAYYRMRPASLTTDGSRFLADGLQVIERGHGPDSRVLEPLPVHAKGLSPERLAGAKMRFACWPAAVALGQGQDARPLLEMLGDARDAVLDPSFVAASIFEAAPLPTCRCLSEWHALWPMVVHRLDDLLRALEERSKVPRLARRARRALEAMIAEQTGSPRPLKAGLTHAEVVEVTKPLRDVIAAGAERLVCDLIMEGKPLGRVRLPVCDGIVPASVLADAIVAEHAWPVLGAFFERTLYGDLRVEESEEGVAIFRGDLCLASGLHAAASTDWSTAHDHIGWTVFLQELWGAPESPEAAFYEPYPGEVPEVATRFDVELGGEIHDRELDVNAAEVAVTIGGAGIGLMGVAVEEGCLSAAALRAAINAAGGFELCRVAVREALLGRSFDASGTLRERLAELAGNQGQHGAGVTFGPRPVQPIGTSASRRAAFPAAALAELSHAATISRQPVGHFYQTNGTRRLVLHAPGIVAPFGIEPFKRTSTTSELKSGVQAHDGHHFEALFASGEDPWDYTNDYEQVKYEQTLSLLPDGPIPDALELACAEGHFTVQFAGRTGNLLAMDISQIALSRAAKRCSAFDHIRYGHCDLIRDEIPGMYDLVVCSEVLYYVGETGNLERVAEKIAAAIKPGGHFLTAHANLVVDEPDKAGFDWDVPFGSKVIGETFARTPGLHLVKELRTPLYRVLLFRRTDDASTIVPEFIEDDRLGEMPEAVSRHVLWNGGEVRRVEAAKLASTYRLPILMYHRVAPEGVEATSRWRVTPEAFEEQLRYLRDAGFYSVTLEQWREAAQAKKPLPGRAVLLTFDDGYRDFAEHAWPLLKRYGFTAIMFLVAGRIGGTNEWDRAFGEEVELMDWDEILRLQKEGVEFGAHTVTHEPLTGLSPTDLVRELVRSRAMLEAKLKYPVDAIAYPYGDQDRAVQHLTGACGYTFGLSCKPGTCRFQDSLLELPRIEVMGGMTLPEFVVSLGS
- a CDS encoding HNH endonuclease signature motif containing protein — translated: MPFSREVADEALVRCAQTCCLCRRYSGTAMQTHHIIQEASGGSNELENCIPLCLLCHEEVGSYNPAHPIGRKFTPEELRGHRDIWFQFVAAHPERIGNSSEALFRSLKSSQESTTEVRAIVEPYWRETMVWSKEGGSRMEEIFTAKVRNQGAQPIYVDSIGFTVGERKYPGRFAPRSTKSHDESREVLPGRFQIFSFFEVKMESEDVPLIDGMYLVTGAGRTFENRGIDLRRLIEQFQDEPSS
- a CDS encoding cation diffusion facilitator family transporter, coding for MSATLSEDQSRVMTLSLVVAIILLVAKVAAAAITGSSAIYSDAAESVTHVLAVAFASWALRLAHKPSDDTHHFGHDKVAFISSGFEGAMISAAALLILYDAANKAFASEAVHSMAIGMILTGAAAGVNLVLGLSLLRVGKKRNSPVLRANGEHVLADVWTSVAVLAALALVQFTGWRGWDPICAALAGGKLLWTGWRLMRESFGGLMDEADLTVEKELRDLLDTGCATHHLSYHNLRHRHSGRTHWVEFHLVFPDETDLHHAHEIATELEGQVATLLGQDVRVITHLEPRSAEHQEERWELR
- a CDS encoding DUF456 domain-containing protein; the encoded protein is MWEGITHWSEGIMHWGGWGTAGTGLAWVITSCLLIAGLVGCIVPILPGHLIVLIAAIAHRLMLGREGSGMEWWSFVILTVLMAISQALEFAAGAAGTKWFGGTKWGAWGALVGGIVGMFFFPFGLLLGPLIGAFILEKWGAKQELKPAAVSGVGSVVGTVAGMGMKFVIGVVMIAWFFIDCFWVK
- a CDS encoding DUF6797 domain-containing protein, with the protein product MRPYPYQLAPFVLAAAAITAPLKAAEWYQEMQIGPAWAESFAGTFDGQEQVAAVKGVLLDLGDGTRALFDTETLRVVTVYKGDVHWGGTPWTGAHGQLVKTANEKDFVFNTVPGPGWANEAGSFEDKRTSMDFTLYTAKRDASKVTAACGNIPNAQYKGFYRYGTRIVFEYTVNGTRVLEHLEQGKDGFVRHFEVAAHAKPLALLAADDASAFTTENGSAKSGSGLSVATGGSGAVLAPAADKATRLIANLAPAEKATTFTISYVRGGTAKPVAPFNVTGATKGGEGIWKDVITTKGEVSTDKKSPWVTDTLTLPENNPWHSNIRFAGFDFIDEDTAAISTWNGDVWTVKGLKGDWSKLEWKRFASGLFQPLGIKVVDGTVYVHGRDQITKLHDLNKDGEADQYECFFNGVAVSPNFHEFAFDLQTDSNGDFYFSKAAPVRPGGRGFDTIFPNHGTVMRLSKDASSFEVIATGLRAPGGLGVGPNGEITTGENEGSWQPCCKINYMAKNERPKFFGTEPSRQGLKDAPYTEPLVYLPMDVDNSGGSQVWVPKGAKFGLKEGELIHLSYGQSSVFRVLFANVGDTLQGGVTKLPIKLGSSAMRARFHKDGSMYVAGFRGWQTNAANECAVQRIRYNAGATIPVPDKLEITEKGVRLHFETELDKETATDPESYSAQRWDYVRGPQYGSGEFSVDNVEAEARKNAVEKESKEQHKRDNIKISAARLLADGKTVEIDLEGHKPSMSLKVGFDLENKDGEVLQGDVHCTVRAMGK